From one Eucalyptus grandis isolate ANBG69807.140 chromosome 9, ASM1654582v1, whole genome shotgun sequence genomic stretch:
- the LOC104418329 gene encoding protein CURVATURE THYLAKOID 1D, chloroplastic yields the protein MKMALLSSSPSSSSSFARPAAGLPPPRISSRPPLPLKNRSLAFFPRKNGFERCRKVVRRATTSEDTSSRYPGEDRDGVTIVEEVPVETNTYAEKFPSEVPKEESPADVQEQSFDFLEKINSKVDPEDTLPILLYASGAVVALWLLSAVVGAIDSIPLFPKLLEVVGLGYTFWFTSRYLLFKESREELAIKIEELKKQVLGSNDD from the exons ATGAAGATGGCGCTGCTGtcgtcctccccctcctcctcctcctctttcgcTCGGCCCGCCGCAGGCCTTCCTCCGCCCCGCATTTCCTCCAGGCCCCCGCTCCCTCTCAAGAACCGGTCCCTGGCCTTCTTCCCTCGTAAAAATG GATTTGAACGTTGCAGAAAGGTAGTTAGGAGAGCAACTACATCAGAGGACACCTCGAGTCGATATCCTGGTGAAGATCGCGATGGTGTGACAATTGTTGAAGAGGTTCCGGTTGAAACGAATACCTACGCTGAAAAGTTCCCATCGGAAGTTCCCAAAGAAGAGTCACCCGCGGATGTACAAGAACagtcttttgactttttggagAAGATCAATTCAAAG GTTGACCCAGAGGATACGCTCCCTATTCTCTTATATGCTAGTGGTGCAGTGGTTGCCTTGTGGTTATTGTCCGCTGTTGTTGGGGCCATTGATTCGATTCCATTG TTCCCTAAGCTGTTGGAAGTGGTGGGTCTTGGCTACACCTTCTGGTTTACTTCTCGCTATTTGCTTTTCAAG GAAAGTAGGGAAGAATTGGCTATCAAAATAGAGGAGCTTAAGAAGCAGGTTCTTGGTTCAAACGACGATTAA
- the LOC104418330 gene encoding ATP-dependent 6-phosphofructokinase 5, chloroplastic gives MDALSCSPAAITNPRRATLAARRRGLSCLGRRHAENEGPGGRAFLGCRGIGQGGVVKNEIKNAGGQRDRAAIDFSDPGWKPKFQRDFESRFDLPHLKDVFPDAVPIPSTFCLRMRSPTEEFADGYPSDEKWHGYINNSDRVLLKVIHYSSPTSAGAQCIDPDCSWVEQWVHRAGPREEIYFRPEEVKAAIVTCGGLCPGLNDVIRQIVITLEIYGVKKIVGIPFGYRGFGDEGLTEMPLSRKVVQNVHLSGGSLLGVSRGGPSIPEIVDTMERRGINMLFVLGGNGTHAGANAIHNECRKRRLRVAVVGVPKTIDNDILLMDKTFGFDTAVEEAQRAINSAYIEAHSAYHGIGIVKLMGRSSGYIAMHASLASGQIDICLIPEVPFHLHGPHGVLRHLKYLIETKGSAVVCVAEGAGQNFLEKTNAKDASGNIVLSDIGVHIQQETKKYFREIGVPVDVKYIDPTYMIRACRANASDGILCTVLGQNAVHGAFAGYSGITVGICNTHYVYFPIPEVIQYPRSVDPNSRMWHRCLTSTGQPDFI, from the exons ATGGACGCGCTCTCCTGCTCTCCCGCCGCGATCACCAACCCCCGCCGCGCCACcctcgccgcccgccgccgcggGCTCTCGTGCCTTGGTCGTCGTCACGCCGAGAACGAGGGACCCGGCGGCAGAGCTTTCCTGGGCTGCCGCGGAATTGGGCAGGGCGGCGTCGTCAAGAACGAGATCAAGAACGCGGGTGGTCAACGGGACCGCGCGGCGATCGACTTCAGCGACCCCGGCTGGAAGCCCAAGTTCCAGCGGGACTTCGAGAGCCGGTTCGACCTCCCCCATTTGAAGGACGTGTTCCCCGATGCTGTCCCCATACCCTCCACCTTCTGCCTCCGGATGAG GTCGCCGACTGAGGAATTTGCAGATGGGTATCCGTCGGATGAGAAGTGGCATGGATACATCAACAATAGCGACAGAGTTCTTCTTAAG GTTATACATTATTCATCTCCTACATCTGCTGGCGCACAGTGCATTGACCCTGACTGTTCTTGGGTGGAACAATG GGTTCATCGTGCTGGACCTCGAGAAGAAATATATTTTAGGCCAGAAGAAGTGAAGGCAGCCATTGTTACTTGTGGAGGACTTTGCCCTGGTCTAAATGATGTCATCAGACAG ATTGTCATCACTCTAGAAATATACGGAGTGAAGAAGATTGTTGGCATACCTTTTGGTTATCGTGGTTTTGGTGATGAAGGATTGACTGAAATGCCG CTGTCGAGGAAAGTTGTTCAGAATGTTCATCTATCTGGTGGAAGCTTGTTAGGAGTTTCACGTGGAGGACCCAGTATTCCTGAAATTGTGGACACTATGGAG AGAAGAGGCATCAACATGCTTTTTGTCTTGGGTGGGAATGGTACCCATGCTGGGGCAAATGCTATCCATAATGAG TGCCGCAAAAGACGTTTGAGGGTGGCTGTTGTGGGTGTCCCAAAAACTATTGACAATGATATATTGCTGATGGATAAAACATTCGGTTTTGATACTGCTGTTGAAGAAGCACAGCGTGCTATAAATTCTGCATACATTGAG GCGCACAGTGCATACCATGGGATTGGCATTGTGAAGTTGATGGGGCGTAGCAGTGGTTATATAGCCATGCATGCATCTCTTGCCAGTGGACAAATTGACATATGTTTGATTCCAGAG GTACCATTTCACTTGCATGGACCTCATGGTGTTTTAAGGCATCTTAAATATTTGATTGAGACAAAGGGATCAGCTGTTGTCTGTGTAGCAGAGGGAGCTGGCCAG AATTTTCTTGAGAAAACTAATGCTAAGGATGCATCTGGAAATATTGTACTGAGTGATATCGGTGTGCATATTCAACAGGAG ACAAAGAAGTACTTTAGGGAAATTGGTGTACCAGTTGATGTGAAGTATATTGATCCCACATACATGATCCGCGCATGCCGTGCAAATGCATCAGATGGGATTCTGTGTACTGTTCTAGGACAAAATGCT GTCCATGGGGCATTTGCTGGATACAGTGGAATTACAGTAGGCATCTGCAACACTCACTATGTCTACTTCCCCATTCCAGAAGTCATTCAGTATCCTAGGTCTGTGGATCCAAACAGCAGAATGTGGCATCGTTGCTTGACCTCGACGGGTCAACCCGACTTCATTTAA